One stretch of Prunus persica cultivar Lovell chromosome G1, Prunus_persica_NCBIv2, whole genome shotgun sequence DNA includes these proteins:
- the LOC18791834 gene encoding aberrant root formation protein 4, whose amino-acid sequence MADHLQQSSPLLQEILNSLSNSVDQPQSSVSELTSFLDSVLDAALSDPDNEDAETNAFLALTEVHNFISSPSLDQAIIDSISFELPMAVSKFGGVSERCLEVAESIIDGVISLCSPRDMLSILCEALAPPIETIRDSGYVTPLLNGLSKVFLSLQRRHFEQVKVAVPIIVKVLKARSLELEDEDPEFKNLFDRAMSIANSIRAVCVKLEGGANDKLRALLGLYVLQIMALVSMNHKVSSSQPFVLQLSSFFPFCGLTYLGVITGSVVDIISRTVGEDEDDYMSNLSDVKHGASLSVIWGHASDEVVRAAEEDLASVRDELKNNQTKRWQAVGMLKHILAPVTLPWELKKHAINFLLCVTDGNIPHYDEHDDFSSYMSSIFATLQAVQMVIIYASDTVLRKNAFEAFKRILADIPTSQRFDILKALITKSDSSSMIAILLDIVKGEMHKESRHRLGNDEVLQAEYKSHPHTVLWTPNVLALVEMILRPPEGGPPSFPEDSDAVLSALNLYRFVLITESTGKTNYTGAVSRSNLQRAYNEWLLPLRSVVTAIMAENKNDCDLSLDAFCILNPIELVLYRCIELVEDQLKQHSA is encoded by the exons ATGGCGGACCATCTGCAACAGTCCTCGCCCCTTCTTCAAGAGATCCTAAACTCGTTGTCCAATTCAGTTGATCAACCGCAAAGCTCAGTGTCAGAGCTCACCAGCTTCCTCGATTCAGTCCTAGACGCCGCTCTATCAGACCCAGACAATGAAGATGCAGAAACCAATGCCTTCCTAGCTCTCACCGAAGTTCACAACTTTATCTCTTCCCCGTCACTGGACCAG GCGATCATTGATTCAATCTCATTTGAGCTGCCAATGGCAGTTTCCAAGTTTGGTGGTGTCTCTGAGAGATGCCTGGAGGTTGCTGAGAGCATTATTGATGGCGTTATATCACTGTGTAGTCCGCGAGACATGCTTTCAATTCTTTGTGAG GCATTAGCTCCCCCAATTGAGACCATCAGGGATTCTGGTTATGTTACGCCTCTTCTAAATGGGCTTTCAAAAG TGTTTCTTTCCCTTCAGAGGCGTCACTTTGAGCAAGTGAAAGTAGCAGTTCCTATTATCGTTAAAGTTTTGAAGGCCAGGTCTTTGGAGTTGGAAGATGAAGATCCAGAATTTAAGAATTTGTTTGACAGAGCTATGAGCATTGCTAATTCCATACGTGCAGTTTGTGTAAAGTTG GAAGGTGGAGCAAATGATAAGCTTCGTGCACTACTTGGTCTTTATGTCTTACAGATTATG GCTCTTGTCAGCATGAATCACAAAGTTTCAAGTTCTCAGCCCTTTGTATTGCAACTGTCTAGTTTCTTCCCATTTTGTGGTTTGACGTATCTTGGTGTAATAACTGGATCTGTTGTTGACATAATATCTAGGACAGTTGGAG AGGATGAAGATGATTATATGAGTAATTTATCCGATGTCAAGCATGGGGCATCTCTTTCAG TGATCTGGGGCCATGCCTCTGATGAGGTTGTTAGAGCTGCTGAGGAGGATTTGGCTTCTGTCAGGGATGAACTTAAGAATAACCAAACTAAAAGGTGGCAAGCTGTTGGCATGCTAAAGCACATACTAGCTCCTGTCACTCTGCCATGGGAACTTAAAAAACATGCCATCAACTTCTTGCTCTGCGTTACAGATGGAAATATCCCCCACTATGATGAACATGATGACTTCTCATCTTATATGTCTAGCATTTTTGCTACTCTGCAG GCTGTGCAAATGGTCATCATATATGCATCAGATACAGTGCTCCGAAAGAATGCCTTTGAAGCATTCAAAAGG ATTCTTGCTGATATTCCAACTTCTCAGAGGTTTGACATTTTAAAGGCTTTGATCACAAAAAGTGATTCTTCCTCTATG ATTGCAATCCTTTTAGATATTGTTAAAGGGGAAATGCACAAGGAAAGTCGCCATAGACTAGGAAATGACGAAGTTCTGCAAGCAGAGTATAAATCACATCCACATACAGTGCTTTGGACTCCCAATGTCCTTGCATTGGTGGAGATGATTCTAAGACCTCCGGAGGGGGGACCTCCATCCTTTCCTGAGGATAGTGATGCG GTTCTGTCTGCACTCAACCTGTACAGATTTGTATTAATAACAGAATCAACAG GAAAAACTAACTACACCGGAGCGGTGTCCAGAAGCAATTTACAGAGAGCCTATAACGAGTGGCTTCTACCTCTACGTTCTGTGGTCACAGCCATAATGGCAGAGAACAAGAATGATTGTGATCTTTCCCTTGAcgcattttgtattttaaaccCAATAGAATTAGTTTTGTACCGCTGTATTGAGCTTGTTGAAGATCAGCTCAAACAACACTCTGCGTAA